A single region of the Candidatus Manganitrophaceae bacterium genome encodes:
- a CDS encoding DUF3473 domain-containing protein, with product MLNALTIDVEDYYQVSGFESHVRFDQWPNYESRVIGNTWRLLEMLHFHRVKATFFVLGWIAERYPEIVLAIQKEGHEVASHGYQHRLVYSMGREEFWEDTKRAKGILEDLCGVPIVGYRAASYSIIEETLWAIDTLQELGFQYDSSIFPIHHDRYGIPNASRFPYYHMLSEGRKLLEFPLSTVRLLGRNVPVAGGGYFRLFPYRFIQWGIQRINERENAPAVVYLHPWEIDPGQPRINGGRLSKFRHYLNLHKMESRLRQLLLDFRFVPLQQLKLEIERDGRPVAPEMEKSIQH from the coding sequence ATGTTAAATGCACTGACAATTGATGTAGAGGATTATTATCAGGTCTCTGGTTTTGAATCTCATGTCCGGTTTGATCAATGGCCAAATTATGAGAGTCGCGTGATTGGAAATACATGGCGCCTTCTTGAAATGCTCCATTTTCATCGGGTAAAGGCTACTTTTTTTGTATTGGGTTGGATCGCGGAACGCTATCCGGAGATTGTCTTGGCCATTCAGAAAGAGGGACATGAAGTTGCGTCGCATGGCTATCAACACCGCCTTGTCTATTCAATGGGCAGAGAGGAATTTTGGGAGGATACAAAACGAGCTAAAGGGATTTTGGAAGACCTATGCGGTGTGCCTATCGTCGGCTATCGGGCGGCCAGCTATTCTATTATTGAGGAAACTCTTTGGGCTATTGATACTTTACAGGAGTTAGGATTTCAATACGACTCCAGTATTTTTCCGATTCATCATGACCGCTATGGAATCCCCAATGCATCCCGCTTTCCTTATTATCATATGCTCTCGGAGGGTCGTAAGCTTCTGGAGTTTCCATTATCAACGGTCCGGCTTCTGGGACGAAATGTTCCGGTTGCCGGAGGTGGATATTTCCGCCTGTTCCCTTACCGGTTTATTCAGTGGGGCATTCAGAGAATTAACGAGCGGGAAAACGCGCCGGCCGTTGTCTATTTGCACCCGTGGGAAATTGACCCCGGTCAGCCACGGATCAACGGAGGCCGACTTTCAAAGTTTCGGCATTATTTGAACCTCCACAAAATGGAGTCCCGTCTGAGGCAGCTTCTTCTCGACTTTCGCTTCGTCCCCTTACAGCAGCTCAAGCTGGAGATTGAACGGGATGGCCGACCTGTCGCTCCCGAAATGGAAAAGAGTATTCAACACTAA
- the asnB gene encoding asparagine synthase (glutamine-hydrolyzing) has translation MCGIAGIWNFKSKAPVNPMLLSRMVEMLHHRGPDDSGIYLSGDLGLGHTRLSIVDLSGGHQPMSNEDGTIWVVFNGEIYNYPELRSALIQKGHTFKTHSDTEVIVHAYEEAGENCVKGFNGQFAFALWDGRRKELLLARDRMGVRPLFYAEHGGALLFGSEIKALFEGSTLPREIDPFAIDQIFTFWSPIPPRTGFLGINELPPGHTMTITERGIRFNRYWKLEFPSCEAKFQARSSNPDKWYMEQLMGLLDDAVQIRLRADVPVGAYLSGGLDSSIITALCRRRIHERLKTFSIGFEAQEFDETTFQSTMVRHLGTEHHAFLCRSEEIGRSFPDAIWHTERPVIRMAPVPMMLLARGVRQEGIKVVLTGEGADEVLAGYDIFKEAKVRRFWAQAPHSKWRPLLLRRLYPYLSGMQGQAASYLNSFFGQGLEKTDDPFYSHRPRWQVAGPLKSLYGETMRERLKEYDPVAELREQLPSEFEKWHPLSQAQYLESSYLLPGYILSSQGDRMAMAHSVEGRFPFLDHRVIEFAATIPPHLKLRRLREKHILREGARDLLPESIVDRVKQPYRAPDHASLFPGGKALDYVEESLSPDVLTEAGIFTSRPIQTLLSKCRRQETLGMRDSMALVGSLSVQLLHQQFVRKKTEYIKPAPLMGNIHSI, from the coding sequence ATGTGCGGTATCGCCGGAATTTGGAATTTTAAATCAAAGGCCCCCGTTAATCCGATGCTGTTGAGCCGGATGGTGGAAATGCTTCATCATCGGGGTCCGGATGACTCAGGGATATATCTCTCTGGAGATCTTGGACTGGGGCATACGAGGCTCAGTATCGTTGACCTTTCCGGTGGACATCAGCCCATGTCCAATGAGGATGGCACGATTTGGGTCGTATTTAATGGAGAAATTTATAATTATCCCGAGCTTCGATCGGCATTGATTCAAAAGGGACATACCTTTAAAACCCACTCGGACACGGAGGTCATCGTCCATGCCTATGAGGAAGCGGGAGAGAATTGTGTAAAGGGATTTAATGGTCAGTTCGCCTTCGCTCTCTGGGACGGCCGGCGCAAGGAACTTCTATTGGCGAGGGATCGGATGGGAGTTCGCCCGCTATTCTATGCCGAGCACGGCGGAGCTCTTCTCTTCGGTTCCGAAATCAAAGCGCTTTTTGAAGGGTCGACTCTTCCGAGAGAAATTGACCCGTTTGCAATCGATCAGATCTTTACATTTTGGTCTCCCATTCCGCCGAGAACCGGGTTTCTCGGTATTAACGAACTGCCCCCCGGCCATACAATGACAATAACCGAGCGGGGAATACGGTTCAATCGTTATTGGAAATTGGAATTCCCCTCTTGTGAAGCAAAGTTTCAGGCGCGCTCTTCCAATCCCGACAAATGGTATATGGAGCAGCTGATGGGCCTCCTTGACGATGCCGTTCAGATCCGTCTGCGTGCCGATGTTCCGGTAGGGGCATATCTCAGTGGGGGGCTTGATTCCTCGATCATTACGGCCCTTTGTCGCCGACGAATTCACGAGCGATTAAAGACGTTCTCAATCGGCTTCGAGGCCCAGGAGTTTGATGAGACTACTTTCCAATCAACGATGGTTCGCCATCTCGGCACTGAACACCATGCGTTTCTTTGTCGAAGTGAAGAGATTGGGCGGTCTTTTCCCGATGCCATCTGGCATACGGAGCGACCGGTCATTCGGATGGCTCCAGTACCGATGATGCTCCTTGCGCGCGGCGTGAGACAGGAAGGAATTAAAGTTGTATTAACAGGGGAAGGGGCGGATGAAGTTCTCGCCGGGTATGATATCTTTAAAGAAGCGAAGGTGCGGCGGTTCTGGGCGCAGGCGCCCCATTCAAAATGGAGACCGCTTTTGCTGCGGCGTCTCTATCCCTATCTGTCCGGAATGCAGGGTCAAGCCGCCTCATATTTAAATTCTTTTTTCGGGCAAGGGCTTGAAAAGACGGACGATCCATTCTATTCCCACCGACCCCGCTGGCAGGTAGCCGGACCCTTAAAGTCTCTCTATGGAGAGACCATGCGGGAGCGGCTCAAAGAATATGATCCAGTCGCTGAATTGCGCGAGCAGCTTCCTTCGGAGTTTGAGAAGTGGCATCCCCTCTCTCAGGCTCAGTACTTAGAGTCGTCCTATCTTCTTCCGGGATATATTCTTTCTTCTCAGGGAGATCGAATGGCAATGGCCCACTCGGTAGAGGGCCGTTTCCCCTTCTTAGATCACCGTGTGATTGAATTTGCCGCCACGATCCCGCCTCATCTGAAGCTGCGGCGTTTGAGAGAGAAGCATATTTTGAGAGAGGGAGCCCGAGATCTTCTGCCCGAGAGCATCGTTGATCGGGTGAAGCAGCCATACCGTGCACCGGACCATGCCTCGCTCTTCCCGGGAGGAAAAGCACTCGATTATGTAGAGGAGTCGCTCTCGCCGGACGTACTGACGGAGGCCGGTATTTTTACATCTCGACCGATCCAAACACTCCTCTCCAAGTGCCGTCGGCAGGAGACGCTTGGGATGCGGGATAGCATGGCACTGGTCGGATCACTCTCGGTGCAGCTCTTACATCAGCAGTTTGTGAGAAAAAAGACGGAGTATATAAAGCCGGCCCCCCTTATGGGCAATATCCATTCAATTTAA
- a CDS encoding acyl carrier protein yields the protein MAEQLIDQALRHFIIENFLYGEKTAVLKDDDSLSEKGIVDSTGVLELISYVETEFEIAVNDEEIVPENFDSIANLTRYVQKKRSGDPHAA from the coding sequence TTGGCAGAACAATTGATCGATCAGGCATTACGCCATTTTATTATTGAAAATTTTCTCTATGGAGAAAAAACGGCGGTACTGAAGGATGATGATTCCTTATCGGAAAAAGGGATTGTCGATTCGACAGGCGTTTTAGAGCTGATTTCTTACGTTGAAACGGAATTTGAGATTGCTGTGAACGATGAAGAGATTGTTCCGGAGAATTTTGACTCCATCGCAAACCTGACCCGTTATGTCCAAAAGAAGCGGAGTGGAGATCCTCATGCAGCTTGA
- a CDS encoding AMP-binding protein: protein MQLEEFLEQSALRLPQKVALVSEGKRYTYADLDQLSNRLAQVLMMEGVRRGDRVAIFLENSAEAVISIFAVLKMGGVFLVINPSTKADKLAYILNDCRAVAIISHTKMEPVVSAIESQVNSLSFTILIGSERSETPTSHIKRLDWGKILTALTGIADQRPIKNAINIDLATIIYTSGSTGFPKGVMMTHLNMITAATSITQYLENTADDIILSVLPLSFDYGLYQVLMAFKIGATVILEKSFAYPIVILEKLSEERVTGFPIVPTMVAILLQMKGLTPGRFPKLRYMTNTAAALPPAHIRRLRELFPTTRIYSMYGLTECKRVAYLHPDQLDKRPTSVGKAIPNTEVYIVNDRGERVAPGEIGELVIRGAHVMKGYWERPEDTDRALKPGPLPGEKVLYSGDLFKTDEEGYLYFIGRKDDIIKTRGEKVSPKEIEAVVYSLPQVAEVAIIGVEDPVLGQAIKAVIVLSKDAVVTEQDILRHCRANLEDFMIPKFIEFREALLPKTGTGKISKRELSIAKGKGE from the coding sequence ATGCAGCTTGAAGAATTTCTAGAGCAGTCGGCCCTCCGCCTGCCGCAGAAGGTAGCGCTTGTCTCTGAAGGCAAACGGTATACCTATGCGGATCTGGACCAACTCAGCAACAGGCTGGCACAGGTCCTAATGATGGAAGGGGTACGGCGCGGCGACCGTGTCGCTATTTTTCTGGAAAATTCGGCCGAGGCCGTGATTTCGATCTTTGCAGTTCTGAAGATGGGTGGTGTTTTTCTGGTAATTAACCCGAGCACGAAGGCAGATAAGCTTGCCTATATTTTAAACGACTGTAGGGCCGTTGCAATCATTTCGCACACCAAAATGGAACCGGTTGTTTCTGCCATTGAGAGTCAGGTCAATTCTCTCTCTTTCACTATATTGATCGGATCTGAAAGGTCTGAGACACCGACTTCCCATATAAAACGATTAGATTGGGGAAAAATATTAACCGCATTAACCGGAATAGCTGATCAACGCCCGATTAAGAACGCCATTAATATCGATCTTGCAACGATTATATACACCTCCGGCTCGACAGGATTTCCAAAAGGGGTCATGATGACCCACCTCAACATGATTACTGCCGCGACGTCAATTACACAATATCTGGAAAATACCGCTGATGACATTATCCTCAGTGTTCTTCCACTTTCTTTCGACTATGGATTGTATCAGGTTTTGATGGCGTTTAAAATCGGAGCGACGGTGATATTAGAAAAATCATTTGCCTATCCTATCGTCATCCTCGAAAAGCTCTCTGAGGAAAGGGTAACCGGATTTCCGATTGTTCCAACCATGGTGGCGATTCTTCTACAAATGAAGGGATTGACTCCAGGACGTTTCCCGAAGCTGCGCTATATGACGAATACTGCCGCCGCGCTTCCTCCTGCGCATATCAGAAGGCTCCGTGAGCTCTTTCCAACAACCCGGATTTATTCAATGTATGGTCTGACGGAGTGTAAACGGGTGGCTTATCTTCATCCCGATCAGCTGGACAAACGGCCGACCTCCGTTGGGAAGGCGATTCCCAATACGGAGGTTTATATTGTGAATGACCGCGGAGAACGGGTGGCGCCGGGAGAAATCGGTGAGCTTGTGATTCGGGGGGCGCATGTTATGAAGGGATACTGGGAGCGTCCGGAAGATACCGACCGTGCTTTAAAACCAGGGCCGCTCCCGGGCGAAAAGGTTCTCTATTCGGGCGATCTGTTCAAGACAGATGAGGAAGGATATCTTTATTTTATCGGACGTAAAGACGATATCATCAAAACGCGTGGAGAGAAAGTAAGCCCTAAAGAAATCGAGGCGGTTGTTTACAGTCTGCCGCAAGTCGCCGAAGTCGCCATCATCGGCGTTGAGGACCCGGTTTTGGGTCAGGCGATTAAGGCGGTGATTGTATTGTCAAAGGACGCTGTTGTGACGGAGCAGGATATATTACGCCACTGTAGGGCGAATCTTGAAGATTTCATGATACCCAAATTCATTGAGTTTAGAGAGGCGCTGCTGCCTAAAACCGGAACCGGAAAGATTAGTAAGCGAGAACTGAGCATTGCCAAAGGAAAAGGGGAATGA
- a CDS encoding polysaccharide pyruvyl transferase family protein, with amino-acid sequence MLYQTIKTSNKVKSTLINFQYFSHLIRRSRNNILYGGWLGHQNFGDEAVFSGIQSLFWEHRTIFNSDGVDRLLLSDHVKEYCFSDFMIGGGTLINRSKWRFLGNLQNAVRRNKEILVFGTGVANPDFWMGRRDVWQDSSEFWKGILKDASFVGVRGPSSQEILSSWGIPDVKVIGDPVLVYGIEHPSTEEPQKRLGLNCGVTRNVLWGKSDENVIVFFSDLCKYFREKGWEISFFSVFPEDTRFIREVIRRYNPDEPIEVFEAYLHSTEDALKYFEKVDVFLGEKLHSCVAAACTYTPFVTLEYRPKCLDFAKSVGMEAWCMRTDQLNLMDSVSKVEEIYNHCRTYRSHLYSVVAKYKKKLWESTIKILSSKIILLITPLLDAEASSALLDLLIDQEAILKLTSMISM; translated from the coding sequence ATGTTATATCAGACGATAAAAACATCTAATAAAGTTAAATCTACCCTCATCAATTTCCAATATTTTTCTCATTTAATCCGGCGTTCCCGCAATAATATTTTATATGGTGGCTGGCTAGGCCATCAGAACTTTGGGGATGAGGCCGTTTTCTCCGGAATACAATCTCTTTTTTGGGAACATCGTACCATTTTTAATTCGGACGGTGTAGATCGGCTTCTGCTCTCGGACCACGTTAAGGAATATTGTTTTTCAGACTTCATGATCGGGGGAGGGACGCTTATCAACCGGAGCAAGTGGCGGTTCTTGGGAAATCTCCAGAATGCCGTCCGGCGGAACAAAGAGATCCTGGTATTTGGGACGGGTGTGGCAAACCCGGATTTTTGGATGGGGCGCCGAGATGTGTGGCAGGACAGTTCCGAGTTCTGGAAGGGAATTCTAAAAGATGCTTCATTCGTCGGGGTTCGGGGCCCTTCGTCCCAGGAAATCCTGTCCAGTTGGGGGATTCCCGACGTTAAAGTTATTGGTGATCCTGTATTAGTCTATGGAATCGAGCACCCTTCAACAGAAGAGCCTCAGAAAAGGCTTGGTCTTAATTGTGGGGTGACGAGAAATGTATTGTGGGGAAAGAGCGACGAAAATGTGATCGTCTTCTTTTCAGATCTCTGCAAATATTTTAGGGAAAAGGGATGGGAAATATCCTTTTTCAGCGTTTTCCCGGAAGATACCCGGTTCATCCGAGAGGTGATTCGACGGTATAACCCAGACGAACCCATTGAGGTATTCGAGGCTTATCTTCATTCCACTGAGGATGCATTGAAATACTTCGAAAAAGTCGATGTCTTCCTCGGCGAGAAATTACATTCTTGTGTCGCTGCGGCTTGTACCTACACCCCTTTTGTTACACTCGAATATCGGCCGAAATGTCTCGATTTTGCAAAAAGCGTGGGAATGGAAGCGTGGTGTATGAGAACGGATCAGCTTAATCTAATGGATTCGGTGTCAAAGGTGGAAGAAATTTATAACCATTGCCGGACCTATCGAAGCCATCTCTACTCGGTCGTTGCCAAATATAAGAAGAAGCTCTGGGAAAGTACCATTAAAATCCTCTCTTCAAAAATTATACTCCTTATCACCCCGCTTTTGGACGCAGAAGCAAGCTCTGCACTGCTTGATTTACTTATAGATCAGGAAGCGATTTTGAAGCTCACTTCCATGATATCCATGTAA
- the nadE gene encoding NAD(+) synthase yields MMERKGMSLSFSSEVLKIDPLKEAQQIEAGVRELVFKRLRRKGIVVGLSGGIDSSVVATLAVRALGKDRVLGLFMPESDSSDDSLRLGQAVADSLGIKTVLEDIAPILKASGCYTRRDEAIRSVLPEYGPEYKCKIVLPNVLEGGSYALFSVVVESPAGAQTKARLTAEAYLGIVAATNFKQRTRKMIEYYHADRLQYAVAGTPNRLEYDQGFFVKNGDGAADLKPIAHLYKTQVYQLAAHLGVHEEIQKRPPTTDTYSLQQSQEEFYFSLPYDKMDLCLYGKNRGIPCEAVAPAVGLKTEQVERVYRDIDSKRSATRYLHLKPLLIEGVDEVSS; encoded by the coding sequence ATGATGGAGCGTAAAGGAATGTCGCTTTCATTCTCATCAGAGGTCCTAAAAATTGATCCGCTCAAAGAGGCGCAGCAGATCGAAGCAGGTGTTCGGGAATTGGTCTTTAAGCGTCTTCGCCGGAAAGGGATTGTGGTCGGTCTTTCGGGTGGAATCGACAGCAGTGTTGTGGCGACCCTCGCTGTTCGGGCCCTGGGAAAGGATCGCGTTTTGGGTCTTTTTATGCCGGAGAGCGACTCTTCCGACGACAGCTTACGATTGGGGCAGGCGGTCGCTGATTCGCTTGGAATCAAAACTGTATTGGAGGATATCGCTCCCATTCTGAAAGCATCCGGCTGTTATACTCGTCGAGACGAGGCGATTCGGAGCGTCCTTCCAGAATACGGCCCGGAATACAAGTGCAAAATCGTTCTCCCCAACGTGTTAGAGGGAGGGAGTTACGCCCTTTTCTCCGTTGTGGTTGAGTCTCCCGCGGGTGCTCAAACCAAGGCCAGGCTGACGGCGGAGGCTTATTTAGGAATCGTCGCTGCTACGAACTTTAAGCAGCGGACTCGTAAAATGATCGAATATTACCATGCTGACCGACTCCAATATGCCGTGGCGGGAACCCCTAATCGCCTGGAGTATGACCAAGGATTTTTCGTTAAGAATGGAGATGGCGCTGCCGATTTGAAACCGATTGCCCATCTCTATAAAACACAAGTTTATCAGTTGGCCGCCCATCTCGGTGTTCACGAAGAAATTCAGAAACGCCCTCCTACGACCGATACTTATTCATTACAGCAATCTCAGGAGGAATTTTATTTCTCACTTCCTTACGACAAAATGGATCTTTGCTTGTATGGGAAAAACCGTGGCATCCCCTGTGAAGCCGTGGCGCCCGCTGTCGGGCTAAAAACGGAGCAGGTCGAGCGTGTCTATCGAGACATTGACTCCAAACGAAGCGCGACGCGATATCTTCACCTGAAACCCCTTCTGATAGAAGGAGTTGATGAGGTTTCTTCTTAA
- the xrtW gene encoding exosortase W — MRFLLKSAIVMMRSTGESILNTRVRNYWQINRPALTSGLILTAAFFFCYAGVLKFMISQWWNNDMYSYGFLIPVISLYLIWARWERLKCIEVASDFWGGITVLGAGFLLLILGHAAKVLLIQELSLIVTLTGGVLLVLGRRYLKVLLFPISYLLFMVPIWDFITDRLHFPFQLFSSTIGLTLMQAVGLPAYRQGVFIELPNVTLEVAKACSGVNYLIAVIAVGIPIAYLSLKGWIRRTVLVGMAVSIAILANGIRVALIGTLSYYGLSGEGDIHGPLHILQGMFVSVIGYAAIFGGVWALSPIPPSGTHREGGQDSGEVFQPASDRPVVSAVVISLAFALLLAGSYVHFYRPAGVPLKKELKFFPYEIGEWRGRDAEPSPGFLNQLEAKQTLSRVYRNVSGEEVHLYIGYFDIEDQGKKLISYKTDRLFQGMSEVEVNAGHEIIHVNKQILQEADRRKLVLFWYDLNGKVVTDRYRAKLYTMWDTLIHRRSNGAIVLLSINLPFTDDMDHTPAINQLGSEIYPELTHYFPKD; from the coding sequence ATGAGGTTTCTTCTTAAATCGGCAATCGTAATGATGCGATCCACTGGGGAATCTATTCTGAACACTCGAGTAAGAAACTACTGGCAGATCAATCGGCCGGCATTGACCTCGGGCCTGATTTTGACCGCTGCATTTTTCTTTTGTTATGCCGGCGTGCTCAAATTCATGATCAGCCAGTGGTGGAACAATGACATGTATTCATATGGCTTTTTAATCCCTGTAATCAGTCTCTATTTGATCTGGGCTCGCTGGGAGCGGTTAAAATGTATTGAGGTTGCCTCGGATTTCTGGGGTGGAATCACGGTTCTGGGTGCCGGCTTCTTACTGCTGATTTTAGGCCATGCAGCAAAAGTTCTCCTCATTCAGGAACTTTCATTAATCGTTACATTAACTGGAGGAGTTCTCCTGGTTCTCGGAAGGAGATATCTAAAGGTTTTATTATTCCCGATCTCTTATCTCCTATTCATGGTTCCTATTTGGGACTTCATTACCGATCGGCTTCATTTCCCCTTTCAACTTTTCTCATCAACGATCGGGTTAACGTTAATGCAGGCCGTCGGACTTCCGGCATACCGGCAAGGGGTCTTTATAGAATTGCCGAATGTGACCTTAGAAGTAGCGAAAGCGTGCAGTGGAGTAAATTACCTGATTGCTGTAATCGCGGTTGGAATTCCGATTGCCTATCTCTCTCTAAAAGGATGGATCAGAAGGACCGTTTTGGTTGGAATGGCCGTGTCGATCGCCATCCTGGCGAATGGTATCCGTGTGGCGCTCATTGGAACTCTCTCATACTATGGGTTAAGCGGAGAGGGGGATATCCATGGTCCATTGCATATCCTGCAAGGAATGTTTGTTTCAGTGATCGGTTATGCAGCGATCTTCGGAGGGGTTTGGGCTTTGTCTCCAATTCCACCGTCTGGTACACATCGAGAGGGTGGGCAGGACTCAGGAGAGGTTTTTCAACCTGCGTCGGACAGACCGGTCGTTTCGGCTGTGGTTATTTCGCTTGCTTTCGCATTGCTCCTCGCCGGGAGCTATGTTCATTTTTACCGTCCGGCGGGAGTGCCTCTCAAGAAAGAGCTCAAGTTTTTCCCCTATGAAATTGGAGAATGGAGGGGGAGAGATGCGGAGCCAAGTCCGGGTTTTCTCAACCAGCTTGAAGCGAAACAGACCCTTTCGCGAGTCTATCGCAATGTATCAGGGGAAGAGGTTCATCTTTACATTGGATATTTTGATATAGAAGATCAAGGAAAGAAACTGATTAGTTACAAAACGGATCGGCTTTTCCAAGGCATGTCGGAGGTGGAGGTCAATGCGGGTCACGAGATCATCCATGTTAATAAGCAAATTCTTCAAGAGGCAGATCGCCGCAAGCTTGTTTTATTTTGGTATGACCTCAACGGCAAAGTGGTGACAGATCGATACCGTGCCAAGCTCTATACAATGTGGGATACGCTGATTCACCGGCGGAGCAATGGGGCGATCGTTCTTCTTTCAATAAATCTTCCTTTCACCGATGATATGGACCACACTCCTGCGATAAACCAGTTGGGTTCAGAAATTTATCCGGAATTGACTCACTATTTTCCAAAGGATTAA
- a CDS encoding GNAT family N-acetyltransferase — MNHVPNQISLPEGWEAEIYRDWNFPAEVIERWKTLAERQGDMGLFVGAGWFESWSKAFGSKEKLLIMILKKEGETKAIFPCCIDSSSEESPKRIGSLTNDHTCYYDFIIEAETREEALAHFMGVLRRLTSHEVFFEYIPSSGENVNSFLRLLRHHWTPFHIYSGPWAPWLELSGDWERFSSALPGRLRNTLKRCRKKAEEKGKLQFEVIRESQQLDDILDVLFEIESRSWKGKGGTAMKSDPEAERFYRELAHWAMTEGCLFLFLLKLDGVPIAGSFCLSSGKTVFLLKPGYDDSFSALSPGSLLQAEVLKYLFMLPEISVYNFLGACDRWKTEWTSTAGNVGSLKVYPRSLNGWGRYVLKYGWKDLLKRSPAFRRAKNNIDSKELSS; from the coding sequence ATGAATCATGTTCCGAATCAGATTTCCCTTCCCGAAGGCTGGGAGGCGGAAATTTATCGAGATTGGAATTTTCCTGCTGAAGTCATCGAGAGGTGGAAGACGCTCGCGGAGCGCCAGGGAGATATGGGGCTCTTCGTCGGCGCCGGCTGGTTCGAGAGTTGGTCAAAGGCTTTCGGCTCAAAAGAAAAACTGCTGATTATGATTTTAAAAAAAGAGGGTGAGACGAAGGCCATTTTTCCCTGTTGTATTGATTCGTCTTCAGAAGAGAGCCCGAAGCGAATTGGATCTCTAACGAATGATCACACCTGCTATTACGATTTCATTATTGAGGCGGAAACTCGGGAAGAAGCGTTGGCTCATTTTATGGGAGTATTGCGGCGGCTCACCTCCCACGAAGTATTTTTCGAATATATACCCTCCTCCGGAGAAAATGTGAATTCATTCCTCCGGTTGTTGCGTCATCATTGGACACCCTTTCATATATACTCAGGTCCCTGGGCCCCGTGGCTGGAACTATCAGGCGATTGGGAACGGTTTTCCAGCGCGCTGCCGGGACGTTTGAGAAACACACTCAAACGATGCCGAAAAAAAGCCGAGGAAAAGGGGAAGCTTCAGTTTGAAGTGATCCGAGAGAGTCAGCAATTAGATGACATCTTGGATGTTTTGTTTGAAATTGAATCTCGAAGCTGGAAGGGAAAAGGCGGGACTGCAATGAAATCGGATCCGGAGGCGGAGCGTTTTTATCGAGAGCTTGCTCATTGGGCAATGACAGAGGGGTGCTTATTTCTGTTTCTCCTCAAGCTCGATGGCGTTCCGATCGCCGGCAGCTTTTGTCTCTCTTCTGGCAAGACCGTATTTTTGTTGAAGCCAGGATACGACGACTCCTTCAGTGCTCTTTCACCCGGGAGTCTTCTCCAGGCGGAGGTCTTAAAGTATCTTTTTATGCTGCCGGAGATTTCGGTCTACAATTTCCTCGGTGCCTGCGATCGCTGGAAGACGGAGTGGACATCGACGGCGGGAAACGTAGGTTCACTCAAGGTCTATCCTAGGTCATTAAACGGATGGGGTCGCTATGTTTTGAAATATGGATGGAAGGATCTCCTGAAGCGATCTCCCGCCTTTCGTCGAGCGAAAAATAATATCGATTCGAAAGAATTGTCGTCATGA
- a CDS encoding class I SAM-dependent methyltransferase: protein MLDQKELDAEGVHELQMRDEYSAAPPEFETSPWEEYWDQLETAPTLATLNLTEDSALLEFACGTGRYTTKLVGRCRTFVAVDFSMGSLRALAATLPSDTEIGLVQADITRLVLSPQSFDRVLSTTCLDNREQRMAMHRLAADALAEKGRYVYSIEFYNLRIRLLGLPRAQRYTPGGMLFCNLDKNEVIRETAPFFEHLKVRPIQVAIPLARFLTYKWRVIVARVFEKLPFTRDLGTLLLISAEKPIRPIEEGQYSPGNKFAKAIYRWYYKVDPGTESKEVQAERQAK, encoded by the coding sequence ATGTTGGATCAGAAGGAGCTGGACGCCGAAGGGGTCCATGAGCTCCAAATGAGAGACGAGTATAGCGCGGCCCCGCCGGAATTCGAAACCTCCCCCTGGGAGGAGTATTGGGATCAATTGGAAACTGCTCCAACGTTGGCGACATTGAATCTCACCGAAGACTCGGCCTTGCTGGAGTTCGCCTGCGGCACGGGGCGATACACAACCAAACTCGTTGGTCGGTGTCGCACATTCGTCGCAGTCGATTTTTCAATGGGGTCGCTCCGTGCGTTGGCTGCAACACTCCCTTCTGACACCGAAATCGGTTTGGTGCAAGCGGATATCACGCGGCTTGTTCTATCGCCGCAAAGCTTTGATCGGGTCTTGTCGACGACCTGTCTCGATAACCGTGAACAGAGAATGGCAATGCATCGCCTTGCCGCCGATGCACTCGCCGAAAAAGGCCGGTACGTTTACAGCATCGAGTTTTATAATTTGCGAATCCGATTACTCGGACTGCCGCGGGCCCAAAGATACACGCCGGGGGGGATGCTTTTTTGCAATCTGGACAAGAATGAAGTAATCCGGGAAACGGCTCCCTTCTTTGAGCACCTGAAGGTCCGACCGATTCAGGTGGCCATTCCGCTGGCGAGGTTCCTGACATACAAATGGCGGGTGATTGTCGCAAGAGTTTTTGAGAAACTCCCTTTCACACGCGATCTCGGAACCCTTCTCCTTATCTCCGCCGAAAAACCGATACGGCCGATTGAAGAGGGACAATATTCGCCCGGAAACAAGTTTGCCAAGGCGATATACCGCTGGTACTATAAGGTTGATCCGGGAACGGAGTCGAAGGAAGTGCAAGCGGAAAGACAGGCGAAATAA